One window of Sphingobacteriales bacterium genomic DNA carries:
- a CDS encoding phytanoyl-CoA dioxygenase family protein yields MRNVFRQNELQNRFDQSGYVILPFLSAEEVALLRQAYFDTLPLKGGNITGEEVTTVDVKERITYDFTFIDKSIDYKKTVFDLITNAFKSCTDQYLEGYKPIIANFIFKSENDGEVPLHQNWAFVDESRFTSVSVWVPLVDSNEQNGTLQMVNGSHKRFGQIRGPLVPWELDEIKGDIIKNYLTPMNVQAGQAVILDDSIVHYSDINRTHDLRLAIQLIMIPEEAEAIHYHYDLEPGKSEVKIWEVDRDFFISFNPWKIPEQVKTIGTLKFSGRFIDRTEFDERFFMPRYDGVVTEVELPPVLESAKALHTPQPSLSKGLTINHNMHSIFISSEQQKHFDENGWVVIDLLSEDEVNDLLAFYHTHDSESKPKHGFYVSLDSNDQSFTQNIITKLTEVMGANANRFFKNYKLFTGSYVVKEPGKQGIVPPHQDWTFVDESQFFSATVWTPLVDVNVENGALGVISGSHRYFNHPRPSPAPIFKAPFDAHVFTVFPYLQVIELKAGQALVFNNRTIHASPPNVSEKPRIAAGIGLTHEDAQLIHCYMEPVKKNPTVGIYKVDESFFPVYNNARLKTMYEQGISLAEEGWEKIAEVPLKTPELSADELVKKITLSGNTFNWSLANKMAVLFGYDISGGTIPYHSKPEPSSGAATQAAPLPEKSEEWYEIYTPKRIVAEVIHKVSRAQENPEVYTPANMASELFHRIKGSKVLKSAAYSIAGTLLLRLSWSVLRFFWRRRTKI; encoded by the coding sequence ATGCGCAATGTTTTCAGACAAAACGAACTGCAAAACCGGTTTGATCAGTCCGGATATGTAATTTTACCGTTTCTGTCGGCTGAGGAAGTTGCCCTGTTGCGTCAGGCTTATTTTGATACGCTGCCCCTGAAAGGAGGCAATATTACCGGAGAAGAAGTAACAACTGTGGATGTCAAAGAGCGGATAACTTATGATTTCACCTTTATTGATAAAAGCATTGACTATAAGAAAACCGTATTTGACCTTATCACCAATGCCTTTAAATCGTGTACAGACCAATATTTAGAGGGCTATAAACCCATCATTGCCAACTTTATATTTAAATCTGAAAATGACGGCGAAGTGCCATTGCACCAAAACTGGGCATTTGTAGATGAAAGCCGGTTTACTTCTGTTTCGGTCTGGGTGCCTTTGGTGGACAGTAATGAGCAGAATGGCACTTTGCAAATGGTAAACGGCAGTCATAAGCGTTTTGGGCAAATCAGGGGGCCGTTAGTTCCCTGGGAGTTGGATGAAATCAAAGGCGACATCATCAAAAACTACTTAACCCCGATGAATGTGCAGGCAGGGCAGGCGGTGATCCTCGACGACAGCATTGTGCATTATTCCGACATCAACCGAACCCATGATTTGCGCCTCGCCATTCAATTAATCATGATTCCCGAAGAAGCGGAAGCGATTCATTACCATTATGACCTGGAACCCGGCAAAAGCGAGGTGAAAATTTGGGAAGTTGACCGGGATTTTTTTATAAGTTTTAACCCATGGAAAATACCGGAGCAGGTTAAAACAATCGGCACATTAAAATTTTCCGGCCGGTTTATTGACCGGACTGAGTTTGACGAGCGTTTTTTTATGCCTCGCTATGATGGGGTGGTTACAGAGGTCGAATTGCCACCTGTTTTAGAATCGGCAAAAGCGCTACACACACCTCAACCTTCTCTTTCAAAGGGCTTAACAATCAATCACAATATGCACTCTATTTTTATCAGTTCCGAACAACAAAAACATTTTGACGAAAACGGTTGGGTGGTCATAGATCTGCTTTCAGAAGACGAGGTAAACGACTTGCTCGCTTTCTACCATACCCATGACTCAGAATCCAAGCCTAAACATGGTTTTTATGTCAGTCTGGACAGCAACGACCAAAGTTTTACACAAAACATCATCACCAAACTTACGGAAGTGATGGGCGCAAATGCTAACCGGTTTTTCAAAAACTATAAATTGTTTACCGGTAGTTATGTGGTTAAAGAACCGGGTAAACAAGGGATTGTTCCTCCTCATCAGGACTGGACTTTTGTAGATGAATCTCAGTTTTTTTCAGCCACAGTCTGGACACCTTTGGTGGATGTGAATGTTGAAAACGGCGCATTGGGCGTTATTTCGGGTAGTCACCGGTATTTTAACCATCCCCGCCCTTCTCCGGCACCCATTTTTAAAGCCCCTTTTGATGCGCATGTGTTCACCGTATTCCCTTATTTACAGGTGATCGAGCTAAAAGCAGGGCAGGCGTTGGTGTTTAATAACCGAACAATACATGCTTCTCCTCCCAATGTGTCAGAAAAACCGCGAATTGCTGCGGGAATAGGGCTGACCCATGAAGACGCTCAACTCATTCATTGTTATATGGAACCGGTTAAAAAAAATCCTACTGTCGGAATTTACAAAGTTGATGAAAGTTTTTTTCCGGTGTACAATAACGCCCGCCTGAAAACCATGTATGAACAGGGCATTTCTCTGGCAGAAGAAGGTTGGGAAAAAATTGCCGAAGTGCCCTTAAAAACTCCCGAACTCAGTGCAGATGAACTGGTAAAAAAAATCACCCTGTCGGGAAATACGTTTAACTGGTCATTGGCAAATAAAATGGCAGTGCTGTTTGGCTACGACATTTCCGGAGGGACGATACCCTATCACTCAAAACCCGAACCCTCGTCGGGTGCTGCTACTCAGGCAGCCCCGCTTCCTGAAAAAAGTGAGGAATGGTATGAAATTTATACTCCCAAACGAATTGTTGCGGAGGTAATCCATAAAGTCAGTCGTGCACAAGAAAATCCGGAAGTTTATACTCCGGCAAATATGGCTTCAGAACTTTTTCATCGTATAAAAGGGTCAAAAGTATTGAAAAGTGCGGCCTATTCCATAGCAGGAACCTTGTTGTTGCGGTTGTCGTGGTCAGTTTTGAGATTTTTCTGGCGAAGGCGCACTAAAATATAA
- a CDS encoding ABC transporter permease yields MEIHSGRPMPLTAYLKYLFQYREFILTLVGRAFKIRYAQTFLGSLWLVLQPLINLAIFVLLFDRLLGIYSGRAPYALFAFCGLLGWNLFSHLSNQGSSAIIYNQDLVKRLSFPKLTLVITQILTGLLDFAIGFAILLLGTVVLGNGLHASLLLLPVFILINLSTGTAIALLMNIVAIKHRDYYQALPYLLNFGIWITPVFYPVSIIPEHYRFLLYFNPMAGVIEGYRWCVLQEGKLDMGFLPVYLITFVLLGLGFYLFKQKEPTFINSL; encoded by the coding sequence TTGGAAATTCATTCCGGTCGGCCAATGCCTTTGACTGCTTATCTGAAATATCTGTTTCAGTACAGGGAGTTTATCCTCACTCTGGTAGGGCGAGCATTTAAAATCAGGTATGCACAAACATTTTTGGGGAGTTTGTGGCTTGTTTTACAACCCTTAATCAATTTGGCCATTTTTGTTTTGCTTTTTGACCGGCTATTGGGTATTTATTCGGGGCGGGCACCTTATGCTTTGTTTGCTTTCTGCGGATTATTAGGCTGGAATTTGTTTTCTCATCTAAGCAATCAGGGCAGTTCTGCCATCATTTATAATCAGGATCTGGTCAAACGACTCAGTTTTCCAAAATTAACGCTGGTGATAACCCAAATTCTGACCGGATTGCTCGATTTTGCAATCGGTTTTGCCATCCTGTTGTTGGGAACTGTGGTATTAGGCAATGGTTTACATGCTTCCCTTTTATTGTTGCCTGTTTTTATCCTCATCAACCTGAGTACAGGTACTGCAATCGCCCTTTTGATGAACATTGTAGCGATTAAACACCGGGATTATTATCAGGCTTTGCCTTATTTGCTTAACTTTGGAATTTGGATAACCCCGGTTTTTTACCCGGTATCCATCATCCCGGAACACTACCGGTTTTTGTTGTACTTCAATCCGATGGCCGGAGTTATTGAAGGGTACCGGTGGTGTGTGCTTCAGGAAGGCAAGTTGGATATGGGGTTTCTGCCGGTTTATCTGATAACCTTTGTTTTATTGGGTTTGGGTTTTTACTTATTCAAACAGAAAGAACCAACCTTTATCAATTCACTTTAA
- a CDS encoding DUF1501 domain-containing protein, which translates to MKRRKFLSLTSTGIAGLQFTPVFGQPEPEFSKGKIENDHILIFIQLNGGNDGLNTVIPLGSYRQLKQARPNILISEDRLLCLTDTLSLHPNLNGLQTLFEEQQLCIVQNVGYPNQNRSHFRSLDIWNSGSPSDKFWDTGWLARYLEKKHSGFPVYYPNPDFPAPLAISLGNMVSETCQGLNANFGFTLSSLSNLSNLSEPTFAETLHPAYSEELAFLRTGIVQTNAYVKVVEKAVKLGRNKAIYPENNELAQQLKIAARLISGGLPTKVYVLTLAGFDTHAHQVQKGETDSGTHAVLLKTLSDAIFAFQKDLGLLGLDHRVLGMTYSEFGRQIRSNEALGTDHGAAAPLFVFGTNLQHQIIGNNPVIQNEIAPQEGVSMQYDFREVYASVLVNWLGVSAGDIPRIFNQSFNTLPIVKKV; encoded by the coding sequence ATGAAAAGAAGAAAATTCCTTAGTCTGACCTCAACCGGAATTGCAGGGTTGCAGTTTACGCCGGTATTTGGGCAGCCGGAACCGGAATTTTCTAAGGGAAAAATCGAAAACGACCATATCCTAATCTTCATACAACTCAATGGTGGCAACGATGGATTGAACACAGTCATACCTTTGGGCAGTTATAGACAGTTGAAGCAAGCCCGCCCTAATATTCTGATTTCAGAAGACCGCCTTTTATGTCTGACGGATACCTTGTCGCTACATCCAAACCTGAATGGTTTACAAACATTGTTTGAAGAACAGCAACTTTGCATCGTGCAGAATGTTGGCTATCCCAATCAGAATCGCTCCCATTTCCGTTCGCTTGATATCTGGAACTCCGGCTCGCCTTCTGATAAATTTTGGGATACAGGTTGGCTGGCGCGGTATCTGGAAAAAAAACATTCCGGTTTTCCGGTTTATTATCCAAACCCCGATTTTCCCGCTCCTTTGGCAATCAGTTTGGGCAATATGGTGTCGGAAACCTGTCAGGGGTTAAATGCCAATTTCGGGTTTACTTTGAGCAGCCTCTCCAATCTCAGCAACCTGAGCGAACCTACCTTTGCAGAAACCCTGCACCCCGCTTATTCCGAAGAACTCGCTTTTTTAAGAACCGGAATTGTGCAGACCAATGCGTATGTCAAGGTAGTCGAAAAAGCAGTAAAACTTGGCAGAAATAAAGCGATTTACCCTGAAAACAACGAACTGGCACAACAACTTAAAATCGCAGCCAGATTGATTTCAGGAGGACTGCCTACTAAAGTCTATGTTTTGACTCTTGCAGGTTTTGACACACATGCTCATCAGGTACAGAAAGGCGAAACCGATTCCGGTACTCATGCAGTGCTGCTTAAAACTTTATCAGATGCCATTTTTGCCTTCCAGAAAGATTTAGGTTTACTGGGCTTAGACCATCGGGTTTTGGGGATGACCTATTCTGAGTTTGGCCGACAGATCCGCTCTAACGAAGCACTTGGAACCGATCATGGAGCTGCTGCTCCCTTGTTTGTGTTTGGTACGAATTTACAACATCAAATTATCGGGAACAATCCGGTAATACAAAATGAAATTGCGCCGCAGGAAGGAGTTTCCATGCAATACGATTTCAGAGAAGTCTATGCATCCGTTTTGGTAAACTGGTTGGGGGTTAGTGCAGGAGATATTCCCCGAATTTTTAACCAATCGTTTAACACCTTGCCTATCGTGAAAAAAGTTTAG
- a CDS encoding DUF1800 domain-containing protein: protein MNRRDFVTSLLLLSSVSGGQACKNLTLDINPSKTSEGSLEPYSGEWTETLASYLLRRTTFGATHQQILQSVKTGLKSTIEHLFDELPLPNPPLNYFFTEDPNVPIGKTWVEAPYLKEVFFEQYRKKSIRAWMIEQLWGEGMSIREQLTLFWHNHFGVSDIIEHKQEYIHITLLRTYAWGNFKELVKKVTTDPAMLRFLNGRDNSAIAPNENYARELLELFTVGKGFPAAQDDYSTFTEKDVLEIARAMTGWEDRGFYTFDANEKIEAVFNEHAHDKGEKQLSHRFGNSKIPQMGKDEYAFVIDLIFEQEATALHICRKLYRWFVHHAIDDTIEEKIIVPLAEQLRRENFEIKPVLMRLLCSRHFFDRMKDAPKIKNPLEFIIGALRQLEVKMPDNFISRYHFCHYLYKLGALMQMELFKPPGVAGWKAYYQAPQFYRNWINASTLQYRTRYTDELTQQNGMKGMPEGWEKVKLNPLFLMNKLENPSDPNKLIAQLSGLLFVHPLTALQHSNLKEILLGGLPDDEWTKNCLAYLNQKSDWSETSSLLTKRLLSLISTMLKMPEFYLL, encoded by the coding sequence ATGAACAGGCGCGATTTTGTTACTTCATTGCTTTTACTGAGTTCGGTATCAGGAGGGCAGGCCTGCAAAAACCTGACCTTAGACATAAATCCCTCAAAAACAAGTGAAGGGAGTTTAGAGCCTTATTCGGGAGAATGGACAGAAACCCTTGCGTCTTACTTGCTCAGGAGGACTACTTTTGGAGCCACACATCAACAGATATTACAATCGGTAAAAACAGGACTGAAAAGTACGATTGAACATTTGTTTGATGAATTGCCATTGCCCAACCCACCCCTAAACTATTTTTTTACGGAAGATCCCAATGTCCCGATTGGTAAAACCTGGGTGGAAGCCCCTTATTTGAAAGAGGTATTTTTTGAACAATATCGAAAAAAAAGTATCAGAGCGTGGATGATTGAACAATTATGGGGAGAAGGCATGTCAATTCGCGAACAATTGACCTTGTTCTGGCACAATCATTTTGGCGTTTCAGACATCATCGAACATAAGCAGGAGTATATCCACATCACATTGCTCAGAACTTATGCCTGGGGCAATTTTAAAGAATTAGTTAAGAAAGTAACGACAGACCCTGCTATGTTGCGGTTTTTGAACGGTCGCGACAATTCAGCAATTGCTCCCAATGAAAACTATGCCCGTGAATTGCTGGAGTTGTTTACCGTAGGAAAAGGTTTTCCGGCAGCTCAGGACGATTATAGCACTTTTACCGAAAAAGATGTGTTGGAAATTGCACGCGCCATGACAGGGTGGGAAGACAGAGGGTTTTATACTTTTGATGCAAATGAAAAAATTGAAGCCGTATTTAATGAACATGCACACGATAAAGGAGAAAAACAACTTTCACATCGTTTTGGCAACTCTAAGATTCCGCAGATGGGAAAAGACGAATATGCCTTTGTCATAGACTTGATATTTGAGCAGGAAGCGACGGCACTTCATATCTGCCGCAAACTTTATCGTTGGTTCGTTCATCATGCCATTGATGATACGATCGAAGAAAAAATTATTGTTCCTTTAGCGGAGCAATTGCGCCGTGAAAATTTTGAAATCAAGCCGGTTTTAATGCGTTTGCTGTGTAGCAGGCATTTTTTTGACCGCATGAAAGATGCACCTAAAATCAAAAATCCGTTGGAGTTTATAATAGGCGCACTCAGGCAGTTGGAAGTTAAGATGCCGGACAACTTCATCAGCCGCTATCATTTTTGCCATTATTTATATAAATTAGGGGCTTTAATGCAAATGGAGCTATTTAAACCGCCGGGTGTTGCCGGTTGGAAGGCCTATTATCAGGCACCGCAGTTTTACCGCAACTGGATCAATGCTTCTACCTTGCAATACAGAACCCGATATACTGATGAACTGACTCAGCAAAATGGCATGAAAGGTATGCCGGAAGGCTGGGAAAAGGTAAAACTAAATCCACTTTTTCTAATGAATAAATTAGAAAATCCATCAGACCCAAACAAGTTGATTGCCCAACTCTCGGGGCTGCTTTTTGTGCATCCATTAACCGCGCTTCAACACAGTAATCTCAAGGAAATTTTATTAGGCGGATTGCCCGATGATGAATGGACCAAAAACTGTTTAGCTTATCTGAATCAGAAATCTGATTGGAGCGAAACTTCCAGTTTGCTGACCAAAAGGCTGCTTTCACTTATTTCCACTATGCTAAAAATGCCGGAATTTTACCTGCTTTAA
- a CDS encoding T9SS type A sorting domain-containing protein, translating to MLKFYPTLKCVSALVLIVLLSCFGFIQQEANATTCAAASTVVLPVTNQTLVCGAANDVIAANGIQCAGAVVSGTGSTSYLGGTEAMYKFTPTSTGTITISLNTTQTWCSIWLFNGCPGAGGICAVAVTTNTGVGNISSTVGVTAGTEYYVVFDSWPSPPSPCAAGAVFSITAPPPSGCLTAAYGLYPSTTFTPTCGSGAQTITTCGFASEYSNVNVVSGNSYTFSSSVATDFITISDAAGTVSYVAGTSPVNWVATYTGVARFYTHVSSACDAAGVCRVKSVACTTAIPGCLTAVNGLFPSATFTPTCGSGAQAITTCGYGSEYSNVNVISGNIYTFSSSVVTDYITIGDAAGTTVLAAGTTPVTWTANTTGVIRFYTHTNSACGAESVCRTKSVACSVPIPGCLNNTYSSPYPSTTFTPTCGSGTQTITTCAYASEYSNVNVVSGNNYTFSSSVGTYFITISDAGGTTVLASGVTPVTWAANITGVVRFYTHTAGPPTCGAMTGCTVRAVACTAPAPCFTNFYTSPYPSITFTPTCTGTAQSITTCGYASEYSNVNVVNGNNYTFSSSVATDFITISDAAGTISYAIGFGSATWSATFTGVVRFYTHLNTACGDQATCRIRSVACTAPTFDVCAGALPISCGGTYTGSTVGQTTDPSAGTCTTTLTTAPGVWYNLTGASGLVTLSLCGSGYDTKIGVFSGTCGALVCVAGNDDFCGLQSQLTFTATLGTTYYVLVTGFSTNTGAFTLNVTCLPPPANDNVCSAIPLVLGANPPYYNTGATTEAGEPVPPATGCSTQTGWCNSTISHSVWFTLVGPATGKVTISSTGFDNQLALYSAASCSDVLSGGATLLAANDDFNPGFASSINNVCVTPGTTYYVQMDGYNTTTGTSTITVIAEANNPPVLTACPANITTCANTATWIAPTATDDCSTPTVTGSHTSGGFFPNGFTTVTYTATDNIGATSTCSFTVHVAKITVTFNTTNVSCFGGSNGSATVIPVGGTGHTYSWSTGATGATASGLSAGSYFVTVTNAQGCSLVSLVNITQPPALNCNATSTNVNCNGDATGTASATASGGVGPYSYSWSNGATSANISGLVAGTYTVTVTDVNGCICTKTVTITEPPALQIVSAEVIVDGSGGTFYSVYQIVVAGGTLPYDVSFSVTGGFASYTIVYSLVDTDNNGSADSPGATIDVTYQASAIWTLTLDDAFGCGETQVFTNAAGSPILSIANALITADNGTATGAIALTVAGGTPVCPGYSYAWSGPSNWVGTPPNSATITGLPSGWYIVVVTDCSGEETFGWFWVPKENRGRGKLAEGQSLTAYPNPVNQLTTIEFMMNETAKASVMVHSIDGKQIAQLYDGVAEAGELYTVPFDASHLPNGLYMVTLTGENGFAQQFKLSVLH from the coding sequence ATGTTAAAATTTTATCCAACCTTAAAGTGCGTTTCTGCACTTGTATTGATTGTCTTATTAAGCTGTTTTGGCTTTATTCAACAAGAAGCAAATGCTACAACCTGTGCAGCAGCATCTACTGTGGTCTTACCGGTTACAAATCAGACTTTGGTGTGCGGGGCAGCAAATGATGTAATCGCTGCAAATGGCATTCAATGTGCCGGAGCAGTAGTAAGTGGAACCGGTTCAACTTCTTACCTCGGAGGAACTGAAGCTATGTACAAATTTACACCAACTTCAACTGGAACCATTACCATTTCCTTGAATACCACACAAACTTGGTGTTCTATTTGGCTGTTCAATGGATGTCCGGGTGCCGGTGGCATTTGTGCAGTTGCTGTAACAACAAATACCGGCGTAGGAAATATATCTTCAACAGTAGGCGTAACTGCCGGAACAGAATATTATGTCGTCTTTGATTCATGGCCTTCACCGCCCTCTCCGTGTGCTGCCGGTGCAGTATTTTCTATAACTGCTCCGCCTCCAAGCGGTTGTTTAACGGCTGCTTACGGGCTTTACCCCTCCACTACTTTTACCCCTACTTGTGGCAGCGGCGCACAAACCATCACAACCTGCGGTTTCGCCAGTGAATATTCAAATGTGAATGTTGTCAGCGGTAACTCTTATACTTTTTCCAGTTCGGTAGCAACCGATTTTATTACCATCAGCGATGCTGCAGGAACTGTTTCGTATGTTGCCGGCACTTCCCCGGTCAACTGGGTTGCCACCTATACCGGAGTTGCCCGCTTTTATACACACGTCAGTAGTGCTTGTGATGCTGCGGGGGTTTGCCGGGTTAAAAGTGTGGCTTGTACTACAGCCATTCCCGGTTGTTTAACGGCAGTAAACGGGCTATTTCCCTCCGCTACTTTTACCCCAACTTGTGGCAGTGGAGCTCAAGCCATAACAACCTGTGGATATGGAAGTGAATATTCTAATGTCAATGTGATTAGTGGCAATATTTACACATTTTCCAGTTCAGTAGTAACAGATTATATTACCATAGGCGATGCTGCCGGAACAACGGTTCTAGCTGCCGGTACTACTCCGGTAACCTGGACTGCCAATACTACCGGAGTCATCCGGTTCTATACACATACCAACAGCGCTTGTGGTGCTGAATCAGTTTGCCGGACTAAAAGTGTGGCCTGTAGTGTACCCATACCCGGTTGTTTAAACAACACCTATTCAAGCCCATACCCAAGTACTACTTTTACTCCTACCTGCGGCAGCGGTACTCAAACCATTACCACTTGTGCTTATGCGAGCGAGTATTCCAATGTCAATGTTGTTAGTGGTAATAACTACACGTTCAGCAGTTCGGTAGGCACCTACTTTATTACCATCAGCGATGCAGGAGGAACTACCGTTTTGGCAAGTGGCGTTACACCTGTAACCTGGGCAGCCAATATAACCGGAGTTGTTCGCTTTTATACACATACTGCAGGCCCACCAACCTGCGGCGCAATGACAGGTTGTACCGTCCGTGCAGTAGCTTGCACAGCACCGGCTCCTTGTTTTACGAATTTTTATACCAGTCCTTACCCGTCAATTACCTTTACCCCGACCTGTACAGGAACCGCTCAATCCATCACTACCTGTGGTTATGCCAGCGAATATTCAAATGTGAATGTGGTCAATGGCAACAATTACACATTTAGCAGTTCTGTAGCAACCGACTTTATCACCATCAGCGATGCAGCTGGCACAATCAGTTATGCTATCGGATTTGGTTCAGCAACCTGGTCAGCTACATTCACAGGTGTCGTCCGCTTTTATACCCATTTGAATACCGCATGTGGCGATCAGGCTACTTGCCGGATTAGAAGTGTGGCATGTACCGCACCCACCTTTGATGTTTGTGCAGGTGCTTTGCCCATATCTTGTGGAGGCACTTATACAGGAAGCACGGTTGGCCAAACAACAGACCCTTCCGCCGGAACCTGTACAACGACTTTAACAACCGCACCGGGTGTTTGGTATAATCTTACAGGCGCGAGTGGTTTAGTAACACTAAGTTTGTGCGGTAGCGGTTATGATACAAAAATAGGCGTTTTTTCAGGTACTTGTGGTGCTTTGGTTTGTGTAGCCGGCAATGATGATTTCTGTGGATTACAGTCACAGCTCACCTTTACTGCCACACTTGGCACTACATACTATGTATTAGTTACAGGATTCTCTACCAATACAGGTGCATTTACCCTGAATGTTACCTGCCTTCCGCCCCCTGCAAATGACAATGTATGTTCAGCAATACCTTTGGTTTTGGGTGCAAACCCGCCTTATTATAATACCGGTGCAACTACAGAAGCCGGCGAACCTGTGCCTCCGGCTACAGGATGTAGCACACAAACGGGTTGGTGCAATAGTACCATCAGCCACTCTGTTTGGTTTACACTTGTCGGTCCTGCAACGGGTAAAGTAACCATTTCTTCTACCGGTTTTGACAACCAATTAGCATTGTATTCAGCAGCATCCTGCTCAGATGTGTTATCAGGAGGTGCAACTTTGCTTGCAGCCAACGACGACTTTAATCCCGGTTTTGCCTCCTCAATCAATAATGTTTGTGTAACTCCCGGTACAACATATTACGTTCAGATGGACGGGTATAACACTACGACCGGAACTTCAACAATTACGGTGATTGCAGAAGCAAACAATCCTCCTGTTCTTACCGCCTGCCCGGCAAATATAACCACCTGTGCAAATACTGCCACATGGATAGCCCCGACAGCTACAGACGATTGCAGTACACCAACTGTAACAGGTTCTCATACTTCGGGTGGGTTCTTCCCCAACGGCTTCACTACGGTTACTTATACAGCTACCGATAATATCGGCGCAACTTCTACTTGCTCCTTTACGGTTCATGTTGCTAAAATTACGGTTACCTTTAACACCACCAACGTGAGTTGTTTTGGAGGTAGCAATGGTTCTGCAACAGTTATTCCTGTTGGCGGCACAGGTCATACCTACAGTTGGAGTACCGGTGCTACAGGTGCAACTGCTTCCGGTTTATCGGCAGGTAGCTATTTCGTTACGGTTACGAATGCTCAGGGATGTTCTTTGGTCAGTTTGGTCAATATTACCCAACCGCCGGCATTAAATTGCAACGCTACTTCTACCAATGTAAACTGCAACGGCGATGCGACAGGCACCGCAAGCGCTACCGCTTCAGGCGGAGTAGGACCTTATAGCTATAGCTGGAGCAATGGTGCAACAAGTGCCAACATCTCCGGTTTGGTTGCCGGTACTTATACGGTAACTGTTACTGATGTCAACGGATGTATTTGTACAAAAACCGTAACCATTACCGAGCCTCCGGCCTTACAAATCGTTTCTGCTGAAGTCATCGTTGACGGATCGGGCGGAACTTTTTATAGCGTTTATCAAATAGTTGTAGCCGGCGGAACCCTGCCTTATGATGTAAGCTTTAGTGTTACCGGTGGATTTGCCAGCTACACCATTGTTTATAGTTTGGTTGATACCGACAACAACGGCTCGGCAGATTCTCCGGGAGCTACTATTGATGTTACCTATCAGGCATCTGCCATTTGGACACTTACTTTAGACGACGCATTCGGCTGTGGTGAAACTCAGGTGTTTACCAATGCTGCCGGTTCGCCTATCTTGAGCATTGCCAATGCACTTATTACTGCCGATAATGGCACTGCCACCGGTGCAATTGCCTTGACTGTGGCAGGCGGTACTCCCGTTTGCCCAGGCTACAGTTATGCATGGTCAGGTCCTTCCAACTGGGTGGGTACTCCTCCAAATAGTGCCACTATCACCGGATTGCCTTCAGGCTGGTATATTGTAGTAGTTACTGACTGTAGCGGTGAAGAAACCTTTGGCTGGTTCTGGGTTCCGAAAGAAAATCGTGGACGCGGAAAATTGGCAGAAGGTCAATCTCTGACTGCCTATCCCAACCCTGTAAACCAACTTACCACCATTGAGTTCATGATGAATGAAACTGCCAAAGCATCAGTAATGGTTCACAGCATTGACGGCAAACAAATCGCACAATTGTATGATGGAGTTGCTGAAGCCGGAGAACTTTATACCGTTCCTTTTGATGCATCTCATTTGCCCAATGGACTTTATATGGTTACCTTAACCGGAGAAAACGGATTTGCACAACAGTTTAAATTGTCAGTGCTTCACTAA